One stretch of Streptomyces hygroscopicus DNA includes these proteins:
- a CDS encoding NUDIX hydrolase: MAEGADGAGPTGADERRLRKVARVVLLDPQDRILLLHGFEPDDPSSTWWFTPGGGLEGEESREQAALRELAEETGITDVRLGPLLWQRICSFPFAGRRWDQDEWYYLCRTQQTTARAGGGLTELERRSVAGLRWWTADELATATEPVYPTRLAELLRTLLVEGPPGAPVILETERV; this comes from the coding sequence GTGGCTGAGGGGGCCGACGGAGCCGGGCCGACCGGCGCGGACGAGCGGCGGCTGCGGAAGGTCGCCCGGGTGGTGCTGCTGGATCCGCAGGACCGCATCCTGCTGCTGCACGGCTTCGAACCGGACGATCCCTCGTCGACGTGGTGGTTCACCCCGGGAGGCGGCCTGGAGGGCGAGGAGAGCCGTGAGCAGGCGGCGCTCAGGGAGCTCGCGGAGGAGACCGGGATCACCGATGTGCGCCTCGGCCCGCTGCTGTGGCAGCGGATCTGCTCCTTCCCATTCGCCGGGCGGCGCTGGGACCAGGACGAGTGGTACTACCTGTGTCGTACCCAACAGACCACGGCACGGGCCGGCGGCGGGCTGACGGAGCTGGAGCGGCGCAGTGTGGCCGGGCTGCGGTGGTGGACGGCGGATGAGCTGGCCACGGCCACCGAGCCGGTGTACCCGACACGGCTGGCGGAGCTGTTGCGTACGCTGCTCGTCGAGGGACCCCCGGGTGCACCGGTGATCCTGGAGACTGAGCGCGTCTGA
- a CDS encoding uridylate kinase, with translation MNHGADAKQAADDKNAHGAAKHGRFMLKLSGEAFAGGGGLGVDPDVVHAIAREVAAVVRDGAEIAIVIGGGNFFRGAELQQRGMDRARSDYMGMLGTVMNCLALQDFLEKEGIDSRVQTAITMGQVAEPYIPLRAVRHLEKGRVVIFGAGMGMPYFSTDTTAAQRALEIDAQALLMGKNGVDGVYDSDPARNPDAVKFDALEYGEVITRDLKVADATAITLCRDNKLPILVFELLAEGNIARAVKGEKIGTLVSDQGSRA, from the coding sequence ATGAATCACGGCGCGGACGCCAAACAGGCCGCCGACGACAAGAACGCGCACGGTGCGGCCAAGCATGGTCGCTTCATGCTGAAGCTGTCCGGCGAGGCGTTCGCCGGAGGCGGGGGACTCGGCGTCGACCCCGATGTCGTGCACGCCATCGCCCGCGAGGTCGCCGCCGTGGTCAGGGACGGCGCCGAGATCGCCATCGTCATCGGTGGCGGTAACTTCTTCCGCGGTGCGGAGCTGCAGCAGCGCGGTATGGACCGGGCCCGCTCGGACTACATGGGCATGCTCGGAACCGTCATGAACTGCCTCGCCCTCCAGGACTTCCTGGAGAAGGAGGGCATCGACTCCCGCGTCCAGACCGCCATCACCATGGGCCAGGTCGCGGAGCCGTACATTCCGCTGCGTGCGGTGCGCCACCTGGAGAAGGGGCGCGTGGTCATCTTCGGCGCGGGTATGGGCATGCCGTACTTCTCCACGGACACCACCGCGGCCCAGCGGGCGCTGGAGATCGACGCGCAGGCCCTGCTCATGGGCAAGAACGGTGTGGACGGGGTCTATGACTCCGACCCCGCCCGCAACCCCGACGCGGTGAAGTTCGACGCCCTGGAGTACGGCGAGGTGATCACCAGGGACCTGAAGGTCGCCGACGCCACCGCGATCACCCTCTGCCGGGACAACAAGCTGCCCATCCTCGTCTTCGAGCTCCTGGCCGAAGGAAATATCGCGCGCGCGGTGAAGGGTGAGAAGATCGGCACGCTGGTGAGCGACCAGGGCTCCCGGGCCTGA
- a CDS encoding peptidase S26, with protein sequence MNTEGQLAERDRSRGSEKEREGRSRSSHAPARAAEPSSAGRLPRWLTGGGRWRRGALLAAACAALVLLVSGFVLQPFLIPSGSMENTLRPGDRVLVNKLAYRFGDDPRRGDVVVFDGAGSFGEEEPSGNPVTGLLRKAAAAVGLAEPAESDYVKRVVGIGGDRVTCCDKRGRIEVNGRPVDEHYLHPGDSPSRVPFDIVVPEGRLWVMGDHRDASRDSRDYLGAPGGGTVPVDKVIGRAAWIAWPFGRWSGVPRTDAFAGVPAAPGAIPSDAPGGAHG encoded by the coding sequence ATGAACACCGAAGGACAGCTCGCGGAGCGCGACCGCTCCCGGGGCTCCGAGAAGGAGCGCGAGGGGCGGTCGCGCTCTTCGCATGCTCCGGCACGGGCCGCGGAGCCCTCGTCCGCCGGGCGGCTGCCGCGATGGCTGACCGGCGGCGGGCGATGGCGGCGCGGGGCGCTGCTCGCGGCGGCCTGCGCCGCGCTCGTGCTGCTGGTGAGCGGCTTTGTGCTGCAGCCGTTCCTGATCCCCAGCGGTTCGATGGAGAACACCCTCCGTCCCGGGGACCGGGTACTGGTGAACAAGCTCGCCTACCGTTTCGGGGACGATCCGCGCCGCGGCGACGTTGTCGTGTTCGACGGAGCCGGTTCCTTCGGTGAGGAGGAGCCGTCCGGAAACCCGGTGACCGGTCTGCTGCGCAAGGCTGCCGCGGCGGTCGGGCTGGCCGAACCGGCCGAGTCCGACTACGTCAAGCGCGTGGTGGGCATCGGTGGTGACCGGGTCACCTGCTGCGACAAGCGGGGGAGGATCGAGGTGAACGGCCGGCCGGTGGACGAGCACTATCTGCACCCCGGGGACAGCCCCTCGCGGGTGCCCTTCGACATCGTCGTGCCCGAGGGGCGGCTGTGGGTCATGGGCGACCACCGCGACGCCTCCCGGGACTCACGGGACTATCTGGGCGCGCCGGGCGGGGGCACGGTCCCCGTCGACAAGGTGATCGGCCGCGCCGCATGGATCGCCTGGCCGTTCGGCCGCTGGTCCGGTGTGCCCCGTACGGACGCCTTCGCGGGCGTGCCCGCGGCGCCCGGCGCCATACCCTCCGATGCCCCCGGTGGTGCCCATGGGTAG
- a CDS encoding ribosome recycling factor, producing MIEETLLEAEEKMEKAVVVAKEDFAAIRTGRAHPAMFNKIVADYYGALTPINQLASFSVPEPRMAVVTPFDKTALRNIEQAIRDSDLGVNPSNDGNIIRVVFPELTEQRRKEFIKVAKAKGEDAKISIRSVRRKAKESIDKLIKDGEVGEDEGRRAEKELDDTTAKYVAQVDELLKHKEAELLEV from the coding sequence GTGATCGAAGAGACCCTCCTCGAGGCCGAGGAGAAGATGGAGAAAGCCGTTGTGGTCGCCAAGGAGGACTTCGCCGCGATCCGCACCGGGCGTGCGCACCCGGCGATGTTCAACAAGATCGTGGCGGACTACTACGGTGCGCTGACGCCGATCAATCAGCTCGCGTCGTTCTCGGTGCCGGAGCCGCGCATGGCCGTGGTCACGCCGTTCGACAAGACCGCGCTCCGCAATATCGAGCAGGCGATCCGGGACTCGGATCTGGGCGTCAACCCGAGCAATGACGGCAACATCATCCGGGTGGTGTTCCCCGAGCTCACCGAGCAGCGCCGTAAGGAGTTCATCAAGGTCGCCAAGGCCAAGGGCGAGGACGCGAAGATCTCGATCCGCAGCGTCCGGCGCAAGGCCAAGGAGTCCATCGACAAGCTGATCAAGGACGGCGAGGTCGGCGAGGACGAGGGGCGCCGCGCCGAGAAGGAGCTCGACGACACCACGGCGAAGTATGTCGCGCAGGTGGATGAGCTGCTCAAGCACAAGGAAGCCGAGCTGCTCGAGGTCTGA
- a CDS encoding 50S ribosomal protein L19, whose translation MSHLLDTVDSASLRSDIPTFRPGDTVNVHVRVIEGNRSRVQQFKGVVIRRQGSGVRETFTVRKVSFSVGVERTFPVHTPIVEKIEVVTRGDVRRAKLYYLRDLRGKAAKIKEKRDN comes from the coding sequence ATGTCTCACCTGCTCGACACCGTCGACTCCGCGTCGCTGCGCAGCGACATCCCGACCTTCCGCCCCGGCGACACGGTCAACGTCCACGTCCGCGTCATCGAGGGCAACCGCTCCCGTGTCCAGCAGTTCAAGGGCGTCGTCATCCGCCGCCAGGGCTCCGGTGTCCGCGAGACCTTCACCGTCCGCAAGGTGAGCTTCAGCGTCGGCGTGGAGCGCACCTTCCCGGTGCACACCCCGATCGTCGAGAAGATCGAGGTCGTCACCCGCGGTGATGTGCGCCGGGCGAAGCTGTACTACCTGCGCGACCTCCGCGGCAAGGCCGCCAAGATCAAGGAGAAGCGCGACAACTGA
- a CDS encoding signal peptidase I produces MGSRGRPRAKARQVAGPPAGVDATRAPGERRVGGRAERRRIQRRIKRRRRRSAVKEIPILVGVALVIALVLKTFLVQAFVIPSGSMEQTIRIGDRVLVDKFTPWFGSKPERGDVVVFKDPGGWLEDERKPPKDDPPVIKQGKEFLTFIGLLPSSDEQDLIKRVVAVGGDTVACCDTNGKVTVNGTPLNEPYLHPGNPPSQRQFKVTVPQGRMFVMGDHRSNSADSRVHLDEPYQGTVPDNMVVGRAVVIAWPFGHMRRLEEPDTYASVKDAPSGATQAQGAAHRLSPMDQQGMVQLPTPAELPLVMGVVILRRSWGRRQSGVRSGCGGFGGRRTIRSRRAREAARDDGRAPHGRDGRGARSRCTHGQGGRPPQGVRPTRSRWRAGSLRPPGRTRRH; encoded by the coding sequence ATGGGTAGCCGCGGGCGGCCTCGTGCCAAGGCGCGCCAGGTGGCGGGTCCGCCCGCCGGTGTGGACGCCACCCGTGCGCCGGGCGAGCGCCGGGTGGGCGGGCGCGCGGAGCGGCGCAGGATCCAGCGCCGTATCAAGCGCAGGCGGCGCCGTTCGGCCGTCAAGGAGATACCCATCCTGGTGGGCGTGGCGCTGGTGATCGCGCTCGTCCTGAAGACCTTCCTGGTGCAGGCGTTCGTCATTCCGTCCGGTTCGATGGAGCAGACCATCCGGATCGGCGACCGGGTGCTGGTGGACAAGTTCACCCCGTGGTTCGGCTCGAAGCCGGAGCGCGGCGATGTGGTGGTGTTCAAGGACCCCGGGGGCTGGCTGGAGGACGAGCGCAAGCCCCCCAAGGACGACCCGCCGGTCATCAAGCAGGGCAAGGAGTTCCTGACCTTCATCGGCCTGCTGCCGTCCTCCGACGAGCAGGACCTGATCAAGCGGGTGGTCGCGGTGGGCGGCGACACGGTGGCGTGCTGCGATACGAACGGTAAGGTCACCGTCAACGGGACCCCGCTGAACGAGCCGTATCTGCACCCCGGGAACCCGCCGTCGCAGCGGCAGTTCAAGGTGACCGTCCCTCAGGGGCGGATGTTCGTCATGGGCGATCACCGGTCCAACTCGGCGGACTCCCGTGTCCATCTCGACGAGCCCTATCAGGGCACGGTCCCGGACAACATGGTGGTCGGCCGCGCCGTGGTGATCGCATGGCCGTTCGGGCATATGCGGCGGCTCGAGGAGCCGGACACCTACGCTTCCGTCAAGGACGCGCCGAGTGGGGCGACACAGGCCCAGGGCGCGGCGCATAGGCTGTCCCCCATGGATCAGCAAGGAATGGTCCAGCTCCCGACCCCTGCGGAACTCCCGCTCGTTATGGGAGTGGTGATCCTGCGCCGTTCGTGGGGCAGGCGGCAGTCAGGCGTGAGGAGTGGATGTGGGGGATTTGGCGGTCGGCGCACGATCCGGTCACGAAGAGCCCGAGAGGCAGCCCGGGACGACGGGAGAGCACCCCACGGACGGGACGGACGAGGCGCCCGAAGCCGGTGTACCCACGGACAAGGCGGCCGGCCGCCCCAGGGCGTCCGACCCACACGGAGCCGATGGCGGGCAGGATCCCTCCGGCCCCCCGGACGGACCCGGCGCCACTGA
- a CDS encoding RNA polymerase sigma70: protein MPQHISGSDSAAPPAARGAVRPAAPSSLDELWRSYKTTGDGRLREQLILHYSPLVKYVAGRVSVGLPSNVEQADFVSSGVFGLIDAIEKFDPERAIKFETYAITRIRGAMIDELRALDWIPRSVRQKARAVERAYATLEAQLRRTPSEAEVAAEMDISIEELHGVFSQLSLANVVALEELLHVGGEGGDRLSLMDTLEDTAADNPVEVAEDRELRRLLARAINTLPEREKTVVTLYYYEGLTLAEIGQVLGVTESRVSQIHTKSVLQLRAKLADVGR from the coding sequence ATGCCCCAGCACATCTCCGGGTCTGATAGCGCGGCGCCGCCCGCGGCCCGCGGCGCGGTGCGCCCTGCCGCGCCCTCATCGCTCGACGAGCTGTGGCGGTCGTACAAGACCACGGGCGACGGCCGGCTGCGGGAGCAGCTGATCCTGCACTACTCACCGCTGGTGAAATATGTGGCCGGCCGGGTCAGCGTCGGGCTGCCCTCCAACGTCGAGCAGGCGGACTTCGTCTCGTCCGGGGTCTTCGGACTCATCGACGCCATCGAGAAGTTCGACCCCGAGCGCGCCATCAAGTTCGAGACCTACGCGATCACCCGGATCCGCGGCGCGATGATCGACGAGCTGCGGGCACTGGACTGGATCCCGCGGTCGGTCCGTCAGAAGGCCCGGGCCGTGGAGCGGGCGTACGCCACGCTGGAGGCCCAGCTGCGCCGCACCCCCTCGGAGGCCGAGGTGGCGGCCGAGATGGACATCAGCATCGAGGAACTGCACGGCGTTTTCAGCCAGTTGTCGCTCGCCAATGTGGTCGCTCTGGAGGAGCTGCTGCATGTCGGCGGCGAGGGCGGCGACCGGCTCAGCCTCATGGACACCCTCGAGGACACCGCCGCGGACAACCCGGTCGAGGTGGCCGAGGACCGGGAGCTGCGCAGGCTGCTCGCCCGAGCGATCAACACCCTCCCGGAGCGGGAGAAGACCGTGGTCACGCTCTACTACTACGAGGGGCTCACGCTCGCCGAGATCGGCCAGGTGCTCGGCGTCACCGAGAGCAGGGTCAGCCAGATTCACACCAAGTCGGTGCTCCAGCTGCGGGCGAAACTCGCCGACGTCGGCCGCTGA
- a CDS encoding signal peptidase, with translation MPGGPGKLGKPKKVRSFWKELPILVIIALALALLIKTFLVQAFSIPSDSMQNTLQRGDRVLVDKLTPWFGSEPERGEVVVFHDPGGWLGETQTTDSGPVAEGIQKALSFIGLMPSAEEKDLIKRVIAVGGDTVSCKRGGKVVVNGKPLDEPYIFPGNTPCDEKPFGPIKVPEGRIWVMGDHRQDSLDSRYHQNLNNGTVSVDDVVGRAFVVAWPIDRWSTLPVPGTFDQPGLGAAAAMAPSAVGLAGALPIVLWRRRRLIAKVRAEAEVRPDRLTADC, from the coding sequence ATGCCCGGCGGGCCCGGGAAGCTCGGGAAGCCGAAGAAGGTGCGCTCCTTCTGGAAGGAGCTGCCGATCCTGGTCATCATCGCGCTGGCTCTGGCGCTGCTGATCAAGACCTTCCTGGTGCAGGCGTTCTCCATCCCGTCCGACTCCATGCAGAACACCCTGCAGCGGGGCGACCGGGTGCTGGTGGACAAGCTCACCCCGTGGTTCGGCTCCGAGCCGGAGCGCGGCGAGGTGGTCGTCTTCCATGACCCGGGCGGCTGGCTCGGCGAGACGCAGACGACTGACTCCGGCCCGGTCGCCGAGGGCATCCAGAAGGCGCTCAGCTTTATCGGGCTGATGCCTTCGGCGGAGGAGAAGGACCTGATCAAGCGGGTCATCGCGGTCGGTGGGGACACCGTCTCCTGCAAGCGCGGCGGCAAGGTCGTGGTCAACGGCAAGCCGCTGGACGAGCCGTACATCTTCCCCGGGAACACCCCCTGTGACGAGAAGCCGTTCGGCCCGATCAAGGTGCCCGAGGGCCGGATCTGGGTGATGGGCGACCACCGCCAGGACTCGCTGGACTCCCGCTACCACCAGAACCTGAACAACGGCACGGTCTCGGTGGACGATGTCGTCGGGCGCGCGTTCGTCGTCGCCTGGCCGATCGACCGCTGGTCCACCCTGCCGGTGCCGGGCACCTTCGACCAGCCGGGTCTGGGCGCGGCCGCCGCGATGGCCCCCTCGGCCGTGGGGCTCGCGGGTGCGCTGCCGATCGTGCTGTGGCGCCGCCGCAGGCTGATCGCCAAGGTCCGGGCCGAGGCCGAGGTCCGGCCGGATCGGCTGACCGCCGACTGCTGA
- a CDS encoding DNA polymerase sliding clamp subunit, with the protein MSAPSAGGRGAAVPALFAEPWQGQGAPDEARRALDEGGQGVPDAGHGVSGEEHGAVDAGHGAPDGAQGLPEGHGVPDEERLARAALTRLVEPGDHAVGRWLRRMGPVALWRALTGKGKPPPGASGDRLAGCALRAAGLDPAADLALIDRREGRFICPGDLDWPGQLDDLGDARPVGLWVRGPAGLRMWALRSVAVVGARACSDYGAHVAATLGAGLAERGWVVVSGAAHGVDGAAHRGTLAAGGATIAVLASGVDVPYPRGHAELIERIAEQGLVLAELPPGAHPTRPRFVLRNRVIAALTRGTVVVEAQFRSGSLVTARRAQQLGRSTMGVPGPVTSGLSAGVHELLRGEAVLVTDAAEVAELIGGIGDLAPERRGPLVERDLLDPVTARVLEALSARGGNDLREVARESGTGCDEALGRLHELLALGFVERHGDRWELVRPVSPSDGARRGDPPNRGNRVKGLRR; encoded by the coding sequence ATGTCCGCTCCTTCGGCGGGTGGCCGCGGCGCCGCCGTCCCCGCCCTGTTCGCCGAGCCCTGGCAGGGACAGGGCGCCCCGGATGAGGCGCGGAGAGCCCTGGACGAGGGAGGGCAGGGTGTCCCGGACGCGGGGCACGGCGTCTCGGGCGAGGAGCACGGGGCCGTGGACGCGGGGCACGGTGCCCCGGACGGGGCGCAGGGGCTCCCCGAGGGGCACGGCGTCCCGGACGAGGAGCGGCTGGCGCGGGCGGCGCTCACCCGGCTCGTGGAGCCCGGGGACCATGCGGTGGGGCGCTGGCTGCGTCGCATGGGGCCGGTGGCGCTGTGGCGGGCGCTCACCGGGAAGGGCAAGCCCCCGCCCGGGGCGAGCGGGGACCGGCTGGCCGGATGCGCGCTGCGGGCGGCCGGGCTGGACCCGGCCGCCGACCTCGCGCTGATCGACCGGCGCGAAGGTCGGTTCATCTGCCCCGGGGATCTGGACTGGCCCGGTCAGCTCGACGATCTCGGGGACGCTCGCCCGGTCGGGTTATGGGTGCGCGGCCCGGCCGGCTTGCGGATGTGGGCGCTGCGCTCGGTCGCTGTGGTGGGAGCGCGGGCCTGCAGTGACTACGGCGCGCATGTCGCGGCGACGCTCGGCGCCGGGCTGGCCGAGCGGGGCTGGGTGGTCGTCTCCGGTGCGGCCCATGGCGTGGACGGCGCGGCTCACCGAGGGACGCTCGCCGCGGGCGGGGCCACCATCGCGGTGCTCGCCTCGGGTGTGGACGTCCCCTATCCGCGAGGGCATGCCGAGTTGATCGAGCGCATCGCGGAACAGGGTCTGGTACTGGCCGAGTTGCCGCCCGGTGCGCATCCGACGCGCCCCAGATTCGTGCTCCGCAACCGGGTCATCGCCGCGCTCACCCGAGGCACGGTCGTGGTCGAGGCCCAGTTCCGCAGCGGATCGCTGGTCACCGCGCGCCGGGCACAACAGCTCGGGCGGTCCACCATGGGGGTGCCGGGCCCGGTGACCAGCGGGCTGTCCGCCGGGGTGCATGAACTGCTGCGCGGTGAGGCGGTCCTGGTCACCGATGCCGCCGAAGTGGCCGAGCTCATCGGCGGCATCGGAGACCTCGCCCCGGAGCGGCGAGGCCCGCTGGTCGAGCGAGACCTTCTCGATCCCGTGACGGCACGGGTGCTGGAAGCGTTGTCGGCACGAGGCGGCAACGACCTGCGGGAGGTGGCCCGGGAATCCGGGACCGGCTGCGACGAGGCCCTGGGCCGGCTCCATGAACTGCTCGCCCTGGGCTTTGTCGAACGTCATGGCGATCGATGGGAGTTGGTCCGTCCCGTGAGCCCGAGCGATGGCGCACGGCGAGGCGATCCCCCGAATCGGGGCAATCGGGTGAAAGGGTTGAGGCGATGA
- a CDS encoding regulatory protein TetR, protein MQRAALLEAARTLLSEGGTEALTFPALAERTGLARSSVYEYFRSRAAVVEELCAVDFPVWAAEVEAAMERADGPEAKIEAYVRRQLALVGDRRHRAVVAISAGELDSGAREKIRAAHGGLIAMVVEALATLGHEQPRLSAVLLQGVVDAAVRRIELGAAEDPERITEAAVAMALRGVRG, encoded by the coding sequence ATGCAGCGCGCGGCCCTGCTGGAGGCCGCCCGCACCCTGCTGTCCGAGGGCGGCACGGAGGCGCTGACCTTCCCCGCCCTCGCCGAGCGCACGGGACTCGCACGGTCCTCCGTCTATGAGTACTTCCGCTCCCGCGCCGCCGTGGTCGAGGAGCTGTGCGCCGTCGACTTCCCGGTCTGGGCCGCCGAGGTCGAGGCCGCCATGGAACGGGCCGACGGGCCGGAGGCGAAGATCGAGGCGTATGTGCGCCGGCAGCTGGCGCTCGTCGGCGACCGCCGGCACCGCGCGGTCGTGGCGATCTCCGCCGGTGAGCTGGACTCGGGCGCGCGGGAGAAGATCCGCGCCGCCCATGGCGGACTGATCGCCATGGTGGTCGAGGCCCTCGCGACCCTGGGGCATGAGCAGCCGCGGCTCTCGGCCGTGCTGCTCCAGGGCGTGGTGGACGCCGCGGTCCGGCGCATCGAGCTCGGCGCGGCCGAGGACCCCGAGCGGATTACCGAGGCGGCCGTCGCCATGGCCCTGCGCGGCGTCCGGGGCTGA
- a CDS encoding 30S ribosomal protein S2: MAVVTMRELLESGVHFGHQTRRWNPKMKRFIFTERNGIYIIDLLQSLSYIDRAYEFVKETVAHGGSIMFVGTKKQAQEAIAEQATRVGMPYVNQRWLGGMLTNFSTVYKRLQRLKELEQIDFEDVAASGLTKKELLVLSREKAKLEKTLGGIREMQKVPSAVWIVDTKKEHIAVGEARKLRIPVVAILDTNCDPDEVDYKIPGNDDAIRSVTLLTRVIADAVAEGLIARSGVATGDEKADKAAGEPLAEWERDLLEGEKKADEAEAKPAEDAKPAEAAADKPAEDAADKPAEAAADKPAEDAKPAEDVAPAEAPAAGTEQG; this comes from the coding sequence ATGGCCGTCGTCACGATGCGGGAGCTGCTGGAGAGCGGCGTCCACTTCGGGCACCAGACCCGCCGCTGGAACCCGAAGATGAAGCGCTTCATCTTCACCGAGCGCAACGGCATCTACATCATTGACCTGCTCCAGTCGCTGTCGTACATCGACCGCGCCTACGAGTTCGTCAAGGAGACCGTCGCCCACGGCGGCTCCATCATGTTCGTCGGCACGAAGAAGCAGGCGCAGGAGGCCATCGCCGAGCAGGCGACCCGCGTCGGCATGCCGTACGTCAACCAGCGCTGGCTGGGCGGCATGCTCACCAACTTCTCGACCGTCTACAAGCGCCTGCAGCGCCTGAAGGAGCTCGAGCAGATCGACTTCGAGGATGTGGCCGCCTCCGGCCTCACCAAGAAGGAGCTCCTGGTCCTCTCCCGCGAGAAGGCCAAGCTGGAGAAGACCCTCGGCGGTATCCGCGAGATGCAGAAGGTGCCGAGCGCCGTCTGGATCGTCGACACCAAGAAGGAGCACATCGCCGTCGGTGAGGCGCGCAAGCTCCGGATCCCGGTCGTCGCGATCCTCGACACCAACTGCGACCCGGACGAGGTCGACTACAAGATCCCGGGCAATGACGACGCGATCCGCTCCGTCACCCTGCTCACCCGGGTGATCGCCGACGCCGTCGCCGAGGGCCTCATCGCCCGTTCCGGCGTCGCCACCGGTGACGAGAAGGCCGACAAGGCCGCGGGCGAGCCGCTGGCCGAGTGGGAGCGCGACCTGCTCGAGGGCGAGAAGAAGGCTGACGAGGCCGAGGCCAAGCCCGCCGAGGACGCCAAGCCTGCCGAGGCCGCTGCGGACAAGCCCGCCGAGGATGCTGCGGACAAGCCCGCCGAGGCCGCCGCGGACAAGCCCGCTGAGGACGCCAAGCCCGCCGAGGACGTCGCTCCTGCCGAGGCCCCCGCCGCGGGCACCGAGCAGGGCTGA
- a CDS encoding signal peptidase, with amino-acid sequence MSGAQGVGGGTSRRTPGSVLSGVAVALGCVLFLGGFVWGAVLYKPYTVPTDSMAPTIAKGARVLAQRVDGGEVRRGDVVVFRDQVWGDLPMVKRVIGVGGDRIECCDKQGRLRVNGKVFEEPYLSSGEQASSTVFSTTVPKDRLFLMGDHRSDSLDSRVHLTDEAGGAVERGAVDARVDATAWPLGAWGTVGRPDAFKALPGGISQPGPLGPILIAVVTGAVLILGGAAYGPVVRRRAGGGARRDQAAKGKVAARG; translated from the coding sequence ATGAGCGGAGCCCAAGGGGTCGGGGGCGGCACATCGCGGCGCACCCCGGGCAGCGTGCTGTCCGGGGTGGCGGTGGCCCTCGGGTGTGTGCTGTTCCTCGGAGGCTTCGTCTGGGGCGCGGTGCTCTACAAGCCGTACACCGTCCCGACCGACTCCATGGCGCCGACGATCGCCAAGGGCGCCCGGGTGCTGGCGCAGCGGGTCGACGGCGGCGAGGTGCGCCGCGGCGATGTGGTGGTCTTCCGCGACCAGGTGTGGGGCGATCTGCCCATGGTGAAGCGGGTCATCGGGGTCGGCGGCGACCGGATCGAGTGCTGTGACAAGCAGGGCCGGCTGCGGGTCAACGGCAAGGTCTTCGAGGAACCGTATCTGAGCTCGGGGGAGCAGGCGTCCTCGACGGTTTTCTCCACCACCGTGCCCAAGGACCGGCTGTTCCTGATGGGCGACCACCGCAGCGACTCCCTCGACTCACGGGTGCATCTCACCGACGAGGCGGGCGGCGCCGTGGAGCGGGGCGCGGTGGACGCCCGGGTGGACGCCACGGCCTGGCCGCTGGGGGCCTGGGGGACCGTGGGGCGGCCCGACGCCTTCAAGGCGCTGCCGGGCGGGATCTCGCAGCCGGGGCCGCTGGGGCCGATCCTGATCGCGGTCGTCACCGGCGCCGTGCTGATCCTGGGGGGAGCGGCCTACGGGCCCGTCGTCCGGCGCAGGGCGGGCGGCGGCGCACGGCGGGACCAGGCGGCGAAGGGAAAGGTGGCCGCGCGTGGCTGA
- a CDS encoding elongation factor Ts: MANFTAADVKKLRELTGAGMMDCKKALDEAEGNVDKAVEILRVKGQKGVAKRESRNAENGAVVSLIADDKTSGVLVELKCETDFVAKGDKFVAVADAIAAHVAKTSPADLDALLSSEIEAGKTVQAFVDEANATLGEKIVLDRFAQFSGGYVAAYMHRTSPDLPPQVGVLVELDKEDATVAKDVAQHIAAFAPKFLTRDEISAETVENERRVAEATAREEGKPEGALPKIVEGRVTGFFKENVLVDQPFAKDNKKSVQKVLDEAGVSLKRFARFRVGV, encoded by the coding sequence ATGGCGAACTTCACCGCCGCTGACGTCAAGAAGCTCCGTGAGCTGACCGGCGCCGGCATGATGGACTGCAAGAAGGCGCTGGACGAGGCCGAGGGCAACGTCGACAAGGCCGTCGAGATCCTGCGCGTCAAGGGCCAGAAGGGCGTGGCCAAGCGGGAGAGCCGCAACGCCGAGAACGGCGCTGTCGTCTCCCTCATCGCGGACGACAAGACCTCCGGCGTGCTGGTCGAGCTGAAGTGCGAGACGGACTTCGTCGCCAAGGGCGACAAGTTCGTGGCCGTCGCCGACGCCATCGCCGCCCACGTCGCCAAGACCTCCCCGGCCGACCTGGACGCCCTGCTCTCCTCCGAGATCGAGGCGGGCAAGACCGTTCAGGCGTTCGTCGACGAGGCCAACGCGACCCTCGGCGAGAAGATCGTCCTGGACCGCTTCGCGCAGTTCTCCGGCGGTTACGTCGCGGCGTACATGCACCGCACCAGCCCGGACCTGCCGCCGCAGGTCGGCGTCCTGGTCGAGCTGGACAAGGAAGACGCCACGGTCGCCAAGGACGTCGCGCAGCACATCGCCGCCTTCGCCCCGAAGTTCCTCACCCGCGACGAGATCTCGGCCGAGACGGTCGAGAACGAGCGCCGCGTCGCCGAGGCCACGGCCCGCGAGGAGGGCAAGCCCGAGGGCGCCCTGCCGAAGATCGTCGAGGGTCGCGTCACCGGCTTCTTCAAGGAGAACGTCCTGGTGGACCAGCCGTTCGCCAAGGACAACAAGAAGTCCGTCCAGAAGGTCCTGGACGAGGCCGGTGTCTCGCTCAAGCGCTTCGCCCGTTTCCGCGTCGGCGTCTGA